Genomic DNA from Cucurbita pepo subsp. pepo cultivar mu-cu-16 chromosome LG13, ASM280686v2, whole genome shotgun sequence:
TTCCATCATCATTCATTCCTTCACCCAACAATTTCACAGATTCTTGTTCCAACACGCGAATCGAAGACTGCTACATCGTTTCCGGTGACGATTGCATCGCCATCAAAAGCGGATGGGACGAATACGGTATCAAAGTNCGTTTCCGGTGACGATTGCATCGCCATCAAAAGCGGATGGGACGAATACGGTATCAAAGTTGGAATGCCGACCGAGGACCTTGTCATTCGCCACCTCACTTGCATCTCACCAGATTCTGCAAGTATCGCCCTTGGTAGCGAAATGTCCGGCGGAATCCGCAACGTCAGGATTGAAAATGTCACTGCAATCAACACAGAGTCTGCTGTCAGAATCAAAACCGCTCGCGGACGAGGCGGCTTCGTCAAGGACATTTTCGTTCGAAGAATGTTTCTATCCACAATGAAATACGTCTTTTGGATTGCTGGAGACTACAAAGATCATGCGGATGATAAGTTCGATCCCTCGGCATTGCCAGAGATTAAGAACATTAATTACAGAGACGTGGTGGCCAAGAATGTTACAATGTCGGCAAATTTGGCGGGAATTTCGGGAGATCCTTTCACGGATATATGTGTTTCGAATGTGAAGATTGGTTTGTCGAAGAATCCTAAAAAGTTACAGTGGAACTGTACGGAAATTGAGGGATTTAGTAGCGATGTGGATCCGCCGCCATGTGCTTCGCTGGTTAAGGCCGCCAAAAGCGGTGGATGTGACTTTCCTAAGGATCAGCTGCCAATCGAGAATGTTCAATTGAAGTCATGCTCAGTTGAAATTCCTGCCTTCTCGTAAAcagtttgtttgtttgttNttttttttttttttttttttttttttttaattctatgaaataaataataataaaaaatttaatgaagatATAGATAAAATGTCTTTAATATTTAGCAACCGTGAAACTAACTTTTTATATAAGGGTACATGGTTATGATACACATCATACTTCTATTCATTCCCTCACATCATAGCTTTTCTATGAGACATGCTTGCGTGTACATGACTTATGCTTATCATACATGGACCATCAATATCTTATAGGCATAATTACGAACATGATATCATAAGATATATAGGCTGGCATATTGGAAGTAcgtgataaggcaaccctaatcttCAATCCAACGATCCAAGTTTTTGTTGAAGTAAGAACTCTCGAATCAAACTAATTAACAtctccttatacaaaattcggatcaaccgagagataaggctagaattagattacctcttacgatcgaagatgtggaagcaagatttggaaaccttgttttaaattgagtcactccacaatcgaacttgatcaagattgaatggctcaaatgtaattttaccacaagaattgattgaaacttagaaatggctaAATTGATGCTCGAATTTCGGAGGGAAACATTTCAATTTGATATATGAATttcattcatccacgaatctcatttttacataacatattgttggtatttatagtctcccgacaaaaaaCGTTTGTGATCGGGATTTATTCTCAATCCCCTCTAATCTCCACAAGAGACACAGACAAGTTGACCATTTGACTCTTacctaatttataaaattaaaaagaattattgaaacttagaaatggctaAATTGATGCTCGAATTTCGGAGGAAAACATTTCAATTTGAGATATGAATTCCATTCATCAACTAATCTCATTTTTACAAAACATATGGttggtatttatagtctcccgaaaAAAGACGTTTATGGTCGGGATTTGTTCTCAATCCCCTCTAACCTCCACAAAAGACAAAGACAAGTTTTGACCCTtacatcatttataaaattaaaaataatattttaccaCAAATGTACATGCTTGATTGGCTAAGAAAATAGACTTAAAATCAATTGTGCTTTGCTGGTATGTACATGTATCACACAATTCCTCTGACCTAACTCGAGGTGTCCCAGCAATAAGCCCACTTACCTTCTTAGCCATTACGGACTAAGGAAGACATCAAAATAGCAATAAGTGCACATTCCTTTTCGGTGGCTTAATCATAGATGGTTAGGCTTATTCTGTTGTCAGATGACCTTCTAGAAATTTTTCTAGGAGGCATGtgagtgaaaacaaaacatgcaAGAAATACTCATGTTAATCTGTGGGGATAGTTTTCATTCTTAGAAGCGTTAAGTAACCTAACCATGTCGTAGAGGATTATAGATAGAGTGGCTCTAGTAAAGTTAATGTAGCCCATGTCACAATTACATGGGTTACTGGTGTTCTGTTCGTTAAGACAGAAGATTCATCTATGTCGTTTCTCATCGATTATCGTAAATATAGATTTACTAGCTAAGAAGGTTAATATCATAAAGATTACCTCCACGACCAGGCGTGAACATAATGAATTTACTGTAATAGCCCTTTTACAATTTTCCGAATGGTTTATTATTGGTGTGTTGAGAATTGGGTCAAGCCCAGTTATGAGCTACATGGGCTTGGGCTTCAAGGTcataggatgtttttttttttaataaaatactttttactaatggaaataaatattttaaacaaaaaaaaaaaaaaaaaactataaatacATAAAGGCCCTAATTGATTGTGGCCAACTGCCTTGGAAAGGTGT
This window encodes:
- the LOC111808689 gene encoding probable polygalacturonase, which codes for MPFIHLAAAYSCSNTRIEDCYIVSGDDCIAIKSGWDEYGIKVLGMPTEDLVIRHLTCISPDSASIALGSEMSGGIRNVRIENVTAINTESAVRIKTARGRGGFVKDIFVRRMFLSTMKYVFWIAGDYKDHADDKFDPSALPEIKNINYRDVVAKNVTMSANLAGISGDPFTDICVSNVKIGLSKNPKKLQWNCTEIEGFSSDVDPPPCASLVKAAKSGGCDFPKDQLPIENVQLKSCSVEIPAFS